Proteins from one Bartonella sp. HY328 genomic window:
- a CDS encoding DUF4128 domain-containing protein: MSIETDIPDLLFIHVTAFNSTIQVVLPNIEFTPTQETYLEVQHLPNANLNLYVRDDDPTVYVGLLQITVVAQAGDGEIQPRVLAAQVAEHFSKGTRLQRGSVIVRIYSRPSIATLIKDGDRVRVPVIIQYRSSG, translated from the coding sequence ATGAGCATTGAAACAGATATTCCTGATTTACTTTTTATACATGTTACGGCTTTTAATTCTACTATACAAGTAGTTCTGCCAAATATCGAATTTACACCAACGCAAGAAACATATCTTGAGGTTCAGCATTTACCAAATGCCAACCTTAACCTTTATGTGCGTGATGATGACCCAACGGTTTATGTCGGCTTGCTACAAATAACTGTAGTTGCACAAGCGGGGGATGGCGAAATACAACCGCGTGTTTTAGCAGCGCAGGTTGCCGAACATTTTAGCAAAGGCACAAGGCTACAGCGAGGTAGCGTTATTGTTCGGATTTACTCGAGACCCAGCATTGCAACGCTCATCAAAGATGGTGATCGCGTTCGCGTGCCCGTTATAATTCAATACCGATCATCTGGATGA